In a single window of the Drosophila subpulchrella strain 33 F10 #4 breed RU33 chromosome X, RU_Dsub_v1.1 Primary Assembly, whole genome shotgun sequence genome:
- the LOC119557289 gene encoding transcription factor 15, translating into MAVSSSYLMAVFAQDSNSSGSATGSGCSGAAADSEDSQMGLETLGNQGSHGNHGSHRRRPPRQKINARERYRTFNVNSAYEALRNLIPTEPMNRKLSKIEIIRLASSYITHLSSTLETGTECQPCLLHKYENEGIARRISICTFCLKTK; encoded by the exons ATGGCGGTCTCATCCTCGTACTTGATGGCGGTATTCGCCCAGGACAGCAATAGCAGTGGCAGTGCCACCGGGAGCGGATGCAGTGGCGCAGCCGCCGACTCCGAGGACTCACAGATGGGCCTGGAAACCCTGGGGAACCAGGGTAGCCACGGCAATCACGGGAGTCACAGGCGGCGGCCGCCGCGCCAGAAGATCAACGCTAGGGAGCGCTACAGGACATTCAA TGTAAATTCCGCCTACGAAGCCTTGAGAAACTTAATACCCACAGAACCCATGAACCGCAAGCTGTCAAAAATCGAGATCATTCGCCTGGCTAGCAGCTATATAACGCATCTCAGTAGCACCCTAGAAACAG GAACCGAATGCCAGCCATGTTTGCTACACAAATACGAGAACGAGGGAATCGCCAGGCGAATCAGCATTTGCACCTTCTGCCTAAAAACCAAATGA
- the LOC119557621 gene encoding DNA replication ATP-dependent helicase/nuclease DNA2 has product MATKRVLTPSKAENATADVPPANPLKKFKEQLDFGADDLENIDWGDDDDFDLAVAGAVDSISNHRLDLSQWQRCEVARVEQLPKKQGLEIHVKRISGGDPETAVCQLHAPWSHMALGVGDTVSLLGRWDPSAGCHVIDKEQGYCVSHPDFLISGTTVTGSLFCKRKSVLQERFRGLDSGSSIMVIGTLVHELLQKVLRQKLSQKKDIQSALQEMLASSSLAHLLYASNLSQAEMESQLQKFIDPIVSFVAQYVKGETPDVLLPEVYRGRIHEIRDIEENLWVPQLGLKGKVDVSVKVRNHLRKEEIIPLELKTGRASFSMEHKGQLLLYQLMHSAQGRDTQSGLLLYLKEGLLREVPSGRNEQRDLVMLRNELAHWLTREVVIPAEKEDPLEPLQLPEPVYHHSACGNCAYNTICSSFAQRDSSLELSDSHPLKKLMPQLLGHLKEPDHAYVQHWCGLLALEEQHNRLSSHSRSFWTEDPVKRQQQGRAVCQLRLVKGQKVIFEEGRYRQSLELDEEADASRDLSLSGFDVGEYVVISSSSRLAIASGFIVSLEARRLDLRLERDLSQLYGQESFIMDKHESQSFATFNFTNLGLLLSDGERFQELRDIIVAKKQPEQHKVLPKIILTKGAPMLLQLNKVQKTAALRALTTSSHLLIKGLPGTGKTQTLVSLVRLLHLLGKSVLITAQTHSAVDNLLLRLLPFDLPMMRLGSSSRIHSQLEEISEDRLTKDCKTVEELEKALEKPSIVGVTCLGAGHPLFQRRQFDYCIVDEATQVLQPTVLRPLVHCSKFVLVGDPEQLPPIVRSKEARQRGADETLFQRLDSDQATAVLSLQYRMNKTITRLANELTYGGDLKCASEEVSVARFQVELSNQAPRWVQRALLTHLEQAVTLINTGNCFERCQEFVQASQRLGETCSSIEQSFGEDKEENRKHTAKRRISKYTNYCEAGVVMHMLRQLLKSGFEASRIGVIAPYRAQVELLKKLASKLDPNLECNTVDQFQGRDKNLIIYSCSKTGGESADMERSREAEILEDQRRLTVAITRAKNKLILLGDIQCLEQYGPFRRLFQHIPDRCRLKLEEGRMEFAWQRIQEDLASLLEN; this is encoded by the exons ATGGCCACAAAACGTGTGCTAACGCCCAGTAAGGCGGAAAATGCCACCGCCGACGTGCCGCCCGCCAATCCTCTGAAGAAATTTAAGGAGCAACTGGATTTCGGGGCTGATGATCTGGAGAACATCGATTGGGGCGACGATGATGACTTCGATTTGGCGGTGGCCGGGGCTGTGGACTCCATAAGCAACCACCGACTGGATCTCAGCCAATGGCAGCGGTGCGAGGTGGCGCGGGTGGAGCAGCTGCCCAAGAAACAGGGGCTGGAAATCCACGTGAAGAGGATTTCTGGCGGGGATCCGGAGACGGCTGTTTGCCAACTGCACGCACCCTGGAGTCACATGGCCCTGGGTGTCGGGGATACTGTCTCCCTGCTGGGCAGGTGGGATCCATCTGCCGGTTGCCATGTGATCGACAAGGAGCAGGGCTACTGCGTCTCCCATCCGGATTTTCTAATTTCCGGCACCACAGTCACCGGTTCCCTCTTCTGCAAGCGCAAATCCGTTCTACAGGAGCGTTTCCGGGGCCTGGACTCTGGCAGCTCCATA ATGGTCATTGGCACTCTGGTGCATGAGTTGCTGCAAAAGGTTCTCCGCCAGAAGCTCTCCCAGAAGAAAGACATCCAATCCGCCCTCCAGGAGATGCTGGCCAGCTCTTCCTTGGCCCATCTACTCTATGCCAGCAATCTCAGCCAGGCGGAAATGGAGTCACAGCTGCAGAAATTCATCGATCCCATTGTCAGCTTTGTGGCCCAATATGTAAAGGGTGAAACACCGGATGTTCTGCTGCCAGAAGTCTATCGCGGTCGCATCCATGAGATCCGCGACATAGAGGAGAACCTCTGGGTGCCGCAGTTGGGGCTAAAAGGAAAGGTGGATGTCTCCGTGAAGGTAAGGAACCATCTGCGCAAGGAGGAAATCATACCGCTGGAGCTGAAGACTGGCCGAGCCAGCTTCTCCATGGAGCACAAGGGGCAGCTGCTGCTCTACCAACTGATGCACTCTGCCCAGGGCAGGGACACCCAGTCGGGACTGCTCCTCTACCTCAAGGAGGGCCTTTTGCGCGAGGTCCCCAGCGGGAGGAACGAACAGCGAGATCTCGTAATGCTCCGGAATGAGTTGGCCCACTGGCTGACACGGGAAGTAGTCATCCCAGCTGAAAAGGAGGATCCCTTGGAGCCACTGCAGCTACCCGAACCCGTTTACCATCACAGCGCCTGCGGCAACTGCGCCTACAACACCATCTGCTCCAGCTTTGCCCAGAGGGACTCCAGTTTGGAACTCAGCGACTCGCATCCCCTCAAGAAACTTATGCCACAGCTTCTGGGGCACCTCAAGGAGCCGGATCACGCCTATGTGCAGCACTGGTGCGGCCTCCTGGCTCTTGAGGAGCAGCACAATCGTCTGTCTTCGCACTCGCGATCCTTTTGGACAGAGGATCCTGTAAAAAGGCAACAGCAGGGCAGAGCCGTGTGCCAGCTAAGGCTAGTGAAGGGTCAAAAGGTTATTTTTGAAGAGGGACGCTATCGTCAGAGCTTGGAGCTCGATGAAGAAGCCGATGCCAGCCGAGATCTCAGTCTCAGTGGG TTCGACGTGGGTGAATATGTGGTGATCAGTTCCAGTTCGCGCCTAGCCATTGCCTCTGGTTTTATTGTATCCCTGGAGGCTCGTCGCCTGGATCTCCGCCTGGAGCGCGATCTTAGCCAGCTGTATGGTCAGGAATCATTCATTATGGACAAGCACGAGTCACAGAGCTTTGCCACCTTCAATTTTACCAATCTTGGCCTGCTGCTCTCCGATGGTGAGCGCTTCCAGGAGCTGAGAGACATTATAGTGGCCAAGAAGCAACCGGAGCAGCATAAGGTTCTGCCCAAGATCATACTCACCAAAGGAGCTCCCATGCTGCTGCAATTGAACAAAGTACAAAAGACCGCAGCTCTGCGCGCTTTGACCACCAGCAGTCATCTTTTGATCAAGGGTCTGCCGGGCACTGGGAAAACGCAGACTTTGGTTTCCCTGGTCAGGCTGCTTCATCTCCTCGGCAAGAGTGTCCTCATCACGGCCCAAACGCACTCGGCCGTGGACAATCTCCTTCTGCGTTTGCTACCCTTCGATTTGCCCATGATGAGATTGGGTTCCAGCTCTAGAATTCACAGCCAGCTGGAGGAGATAAGCGAGGATAGGCTTACAAAGGACTGCAAAACGGTAGAGGAACTAGAGAAGGCTCTGGAGAAGCCCTCCATTGTCGGAGTGACCTGTCTGGGCGCTGGACATCCGCTCTTTCAGCGTCGCCAGTTCGACTATTGCATTGTAGACGAAGCCACGCAGGTGTTGCAGCCCACTGTGCTGCGTCCATTGGTGCACTGCAGCAAGTTCGTCCTCGTGGGAGATCCAGAGCAGCTGCCGCCGATTGTCCGGTCAAAGGAAGCCCGCCAGCGGGGAGCGGATGAGACTTTATTCCAGAGATTGGACTCTGATCAGGCAACCGCTGTGCTGAGCCTGCAGTACCGCATGAACAAGACCATCACCCGGCTGGCCAATGAGCTCACCTATGGCGGAGACCTGAAGTGCGCCTCCGAGGAGGTTTCCGTCGCCAGATTCCAGGTGGAATTGTCCAACCAAGCTCCCCGTTGGGTGCAGCGTGCCTTGCTAACTCATTTGGAGCAGGCCGTCACCCTGATAAATACTGGCAATTGCTTCGAACGCTGTCAGGAATTCGTGCAGGCATCCCAGCGACTGGGGGAGACCTGCTCCTCCATTGAGCAAAGCTTTGGCGAAGACAAAGAGGAGAACAGAAAGCATACGGCCAAAAGGAGAATATCAAAATACACAAACTACTGTGAAGCGGGCGTGGTGATGCATATGCTGAGGCAACTAttgaaatccggcttcgaGGCCTCCAGGATTGGAGTGATTGCTCCGTATCGGGCGCAGGTGGAGCTGCTCAAGAAGCTAGCCTCCAAACTGGACCCCAATCTGGAGTGCAACACTGTGGATCAGTTCCAGGGCAGGGATAAGAACCTGATCATATACAGCTGTTCCAAAACAGGCGGCGAATCCGCTGACATGGAGCGCTCGCGGGAGGCAGAGATCCTGGAGGATCAGCGCCGCCTCACAGTGGCCATTACCCGTGCCAAGAACAAGCTCATCCTGCTGGGGGATATCCAGTGCCTCGAGCAGTATGGTCCCTTCCGGCGACTCTTCCAGCACATCCCTGACAGATGTCGCCTAAAGTTGGAGGAGGGGCGCATGGAGTTCGCCTGGCAGCGGATCCAAGAGGACCTCGCCTCTCTGCTGGAGAACTAG